In Desulfovibrio oxyclinae DSM 11498, a single genomic region encodes these proteins:
- the selB gene encoding selenocysteine-specific translation elongation factor has product MPVVMGTAGHIDHGKTTLVKALTGIDCDRLSEEKKRGITIELGFAFLDFEDDSRLSVVDVPGHERFVKNMVAGAAGIDFVLLVIAADEGIMPQTREHLEICSLLGIDTGMVALTKTDMVDEEWLEMVQEEVASYLEPTFLGGTPIIPVSAHTGQGVPELRAELKKLMDRFAPRRRSDLARLPVDRTFTMKGYGTVVTGTLISGNFKVGDDVVLYPDETPARIRTLQSHGQGVEVAPAGRRTAVNLQGLEVQDVSRGEILARPGTMFPSEVWDIELTMLESSPRALKHRKEVHFHHGSREIMARIYLNDRDKLAPGETAVCQVRFTQPLASVYGDRIVLRSFSPLRTIAGGRVLSPVGHKVKRFSDAQKKLEGLTAESPEEVIAAQLDLAGPQGRSFAELLTMTDLESKALEKTLNGMAGKQLALMFDKDERRYAYGPLVSELMEGLVAWLGEFHRKQSMKPGVQRGELASTWGRKLPAKLLHLVLERLMKKGDVVGDQEILRLKDHKVSLASDTAKVRELILGAYEKGGIRPPNLKDVLEPTKMDFKQAAPVFRHLQDEGKLVKIKEEMYYHAPALEDIRNRIIRFFDDNDEMDAQDFKGITDLSRKYAIPVLEHFDKQRLTVRVGDVRKLRKSGV; this is encoded by the coding sequence ATGCCTGTAGTGATGGGTACCGCCGGTCATATCGACCACGGCAAGACCACGCTGGTGAAGGCCCTGACCGGTATCGACTGCGATCGCCTCTCCGAAGAGAAGAAGCGGGGCATCACCATCGAGCTGGGATTTGCCTTTCTCGACTTCGAAGATGACTCGCGTCTGTCTGTTGTAGACGTTCCCGGGCACGAGCGGTTCGTCAAGAACATGGTCGCCGGTGCCGCCGGCATCGACTTCGTGCTGCTGGTCATCGCCGCGGACGAGGGGATCATGCCGCAGACGCGGGAGCATCTGGAAATCTGCTCCCTGCTCGGTATCGACACCGGCATGGTGGCCCTGACCAAGACCGACATGGTGGACGAGGAATGGCTTGAGATGGTTCAGGAGGAAGTGGCCTCCTATCTTGAACCCACCTTCCTCGGCGGCACGCCGATCATCCCTGTTTCCGCCCACACCGGACAGGGCGTCCCTGAACTCAGGGCCGAGCTGAAGAAGCTCATGGACCGCTTCGCGCCCAGACGCCGTTCCGACCTGGCGCGGCTGCCCGTGGACCGCACCTTTACCATGAAGGGCTACGGGACCGTGGTCACCGGAACGCTCATCTCCGGCAATTTCAAGGTCGGCGATGACGTGGTCCTGTATCCGGACGAGACCCCGGCGCGCATCAGAACGCTCCAGTCTCACGGACAGGGCGTGGAGGTGGCCCCGGCCGGACGCCGCACCGCAGTGAACCTTCAGGGCCTCGAAGTGCAGGATGTCTCGCGCGGCGAGATTCTCGCTCGCCCCGGCACCATGTTTCCTTCGGAGGTCTGGGATATCGAGTTGACCATGCTGGAGTCCTCCCCGCGGGCGCTCAAGCATCGCAAGGAAGTGCATTTCCACCACGGCTCGCGCGAGATCATGGCCCGGATCTATCTCAATGACCGGGACAAACTGGCTCCGGGCGAAACCGCGGTCTGTCAGGTCCGCTTCACCCAGCCGCTGGCCTCGGTCTACGGCGACCGTATTGTGCTGCGGTCCTTCTCGCCGCTGCGGACCATCGCGGGCGGACGCGTTCTCAGCCCGGTCGGACACAAGGTGAAGCGGTTTTCCGACGCACAGAAGAAGCTGGAAGGACTCACCGCCGAATCACCCGAGGAAGTCATCGCGGCGCAGCTGGACCTTGCCGGACCGCAGGGACGCAGCTTTGCGGAGCTATTGACCATGACCGACCTTGAGAGCAAGGCCCTGGAAAAGACCCTCAACGGCATGGCCGGAAAGCAGCTGGCGCTCATGTTCGACAAGGACGAGCGTCGCTACGCATACGGGCCGCTGGTTTCGGAGCTGATGGAAGGGCTTGTGGCGTGGCTGGGCGAGTTCCATAGGAAGCAGTCCATGAAGCCCGGTGTTCAGCGGGGGGAGCTGGCCTCCACGTGGGGCCGCAAGCTGCCCGCCAAGCTGCTGCATCTGGTGCTGGAGCGGCTCATGAAAAAGGGCGACGTGGTCGGTGATCAGGAAATTTTGCGGCTGAAGGATCATAAGGTGTCCCTTGCTTCGGACACCGCCAAGGTACGCGAGCTCATCCTTGGCGCTTACGAGAAGGGCGGCATCCGGCCTCCCAATCTCAAGGACGTGCTGGAACCGACCAAGATGGACTTCAAGCAGGCCGCTCCGGTCTTCCGGCATCTGCAGGACGAGGGCAAGCTGGTCAAGATCAAAGAGGAGATGTACTACCACGCCCCGGCGCTGGAGGACATCCGCAACCGCATCATCAGATTTTTCGACGACAATGATGAAATGGATGCACAGGACTTCAAGGGCATTACCGACCTTTCGCGCAAGTACGCCATCCCCGTGCTCGAACATTTCGACAAGCAACGCCTCACCGTGCGTGTCGGGGACGTGCGCAAGCTGCGCAAGTCAGGCGTCTAA
- a CDS encoding pyridoxal-phosphate-dependent aminotransferase family protein, whose protein sequence is MIADDFAALKLFITGPTYIRPEIREAASLPEFGHRDKENDKRSGPIFDGLARLAQLPEGYRTFLINGSGSTCMEASIRSLVADDETVLNVTVGAFGDLYYNIALANGKNAVKLAFEPGRAVNAEKLAAAIEEHGASVVTLTHNETSTGVENDIVTLCNVVRDKGAMPLVDGVSIFGGADLRLAEARPAIYCTATQKSLALPAGFGIGFVSPEAAEKAATITNKGHSTDILKQLDKAAVGQALTTPNTALLNQMAVQLDYIVNTEGVQERFARHAKMREMTHSFVEGLDGFDLFAQEGFRSPTLTTVRCPRHVTADKLKSVLKEHMRERGYLFDPGYGKLNARLEEEGRAVMFRIGHMGDITPEMLSEYLEVLGRQLVAL, encoded by the coding sequence ATGATTGCCGACGATTTTGCCGCCCTGAAGCTTTTCATCACGGGACCGACGTATATCCGCCCCGAAATTCGCGAAGCCGCGTCCCTGCCCGAGTTCGGGCATCGCGACAAGGAAAACGACAAGCGCTCCGGCCCCATCTTCGACGGCCTGGCCCGTCTGGCCCAACTCCCGGAAGGATACCGGACATTTCTGATAAACGGCTCCGGCTCCACCTGCATGGAAGCCTCCATCCGTTCCCTCGTGGCGGACGACGAGACCGTCCTCAACGTCACCGTGGGCGCCTTTGGCGACCTGTATTACAACATCGCGCTGGCCAACGGCAAAAATGCCGTGAAGCTGGCTTTCGAGCCCGGACGCGCCGTGAACGCCGAAAAGCTCGCCGCTGCCATCGAAGAGCACGGGGCCTCCGTGGTCACGCTCACCCACAACGAGACCAGCACCGGGGTCGAGAACGATATCGTGACCCTGTGCAACGTGGTTCGCGACAAGGGCGCCATGCCGCTGGTGGACGGTGTCTCCATCTTCGGCGGGGCCGACCTGAGGCTTGCCGAGGCCCGTCCGGCAATTTACTGCACCGCTACGCAAAAATCCCTCGCGCTTCCGGCCGGTTTCGGCATCGGCTTCGTAAGCCCCGAGGCAGCCGAGAAGGCCGCCACCATCACCAACAAGGGGCACTCCACGGACATCCTCAAGCAGCTCGACAAGGCCGCCGTCGGACAGGCCCTGACTACTCCCAATACCGCACTGCTCAATCAAATGGCTGTGCAGCTCGACTACATCGTCAACACCGAAGGCGTGCAGGAACGATTCGCCCGTCACGCAAAAATGCGTGAGATGACCCATTCCTTCGTGGAAGGGCTGGACGGATTCGACCTGTTCGCGCAGGAAGGGTTTCGTTCGCCCACGCTGACCACGGTGCGCTGTCCGCGTCACGTCACGGCTGACAAGCTCAAGTCTGTTCTCAAGGAGCACATGCGTGAACGCGGCTATCTCTTCGACCCCGGCTACGGCAAGCTCAATGCCCGGCTGGAGGAAGAAGGGCGGGCCGTCATGTTCCGCATCGGTCACATGGGCGACATCACTCCCGAAATGCTCTCGGAATATCTTGAGGTGTTGGGTCGGCAGTTGGTCGCGCTCTAA
- a CDS encoding lipid-binding SYLF domain-containing protein, producing MRRVIIRASLVLTCMVLVASLGLSGCAAHKPPKDHTESVASLDAKAARTLERFLDKDPQHRLRDYLRTAHAVFVIPTYGKAAFIFSIRGGSGALAVRDEHGKWQGPVFYSIGAPGVGMQAGVRLQSVVFAFRTPESLENFMEHGTIGGASFAVEFLDAGFQDNAKWDDPDPEMLVVTELSGLYAGAGVEAGVLNARPELNAALWGDGVDARQILEGKAGKRETAFMRLLEGLSKPEMKKGETEVSPKYSSGVSEGT from the coding sequence ATGAGACGTGTCATTATCCGTGCTTCGCTTGTCCTGACCTGTATGGTTCTTGTTGCATCCCTCGGCCTGAGCGGATGCGCGGCCCACAAGCCGCCAAAGGATCATACCGAATCCGTTGCGTCACTGGACGCCAAGGCTGCTCGCACGCTTGAGCGGTTTCTCGATAAAGATCCGCAGCACCGCTTGCGCGATTATCTGCGTACGGCGCACGCTGTTTTCGTCATCCCTACATACGGCAAGGCTGCCTTCATCTTCTCGATCCGTGGCGGGTCCGGGGCGCTCGCGGTGCGTGATGAGCATGGCAAATGGCAGGGACCGGTTTTTTACAGCATAGGCGCACCGGGAGTGGGAATGCAGGCGGGCGTCAGGTTGCAGTCCGTTGTGTTTGCCTTCCGCACGCCAGAATCTCTGGAAAATTTCATGGAACACGGCACCATCGGCGGCGCGTCTTTTGCCGTCGAGTTTCTGGATGCAGGGTTTCAGGACAATGCGAAGTGGGACGACCCTGATCCCGAGATGCTTGTCGTTACTGAACTTTCGGGTCTTTACGCCGGTGCAGGCGTGGAGGCCGGTGTGCTGAACGCTCGGCCCGAGCTCAACGCCGCCCTCTGGGGCGACGGGGTTGATGCGAGGCAGATTCTTGAAGGAAAGGCCGGAAAGCGGGAGACCGCATTCATGCGCCTGCTGGAAGGGCTTTCGAAGCCGGAGATGAAAAAAGGCGAAACCGAAGTTTCGCCTAAATATTCCAGTGGGGTGAGTGAAGGGACTTGA
- a CDS encoding cation:proton antiporter, whose protein sequence is MGIAADLIIIILASLICAFAAKKLRQPLIIGYIIAGLIVGPNTGGITVGNAHEIELLAEIGVALLLFVLGIEFSLSELKPVRLVSLVGGPIQIILTAIFGFGVGKLFGLSTNACMWLGAFFSLSSTMVALKTMENQRVLGTLSSKVMIGMLIVQDFALVPLIIILPEIGDLGAGLSRLGWAVIKSAAFLTVMIFLGRTAIPWLMHRIARWNSREMFLLSTCAIGLGIGYATHLAGLSFALGAFMAGLLLSESDYAHQVMSNILPLRDIFGLLFFASAGMLLDPAVILSNPGKIALITLLLFLGKGLIFFGVTRAFGYRNIVPLATALTMWQVGELSFLLARAGLSGGALSQADFALFMASAVVSMILTPLASRLAAPLYSLRKRFTSAPPYESINIQKARLNGHVAIIGGGTIGRAAAEILRRFGKPYLVAENNFRRVERLKKDGHPVIYGDATIDVVLEAMHLDRASVVLITTPAHMVSRTQAQMVRRMAPDVALIARAEDASNLRDLSSMGVNVVVQPSFEAGLEFVRQTLSRLDVPTSEINNFTERVHRDLYEPLREDCTSEDFGRIVRHGGSILELFWVDIPIDSPLVGKTIEEAEIRKRTGASVVAIMRIEGLVTNPDPDEKLLTGDMIAIIGRQAEFRKFGELYGTEKAKP, encoded by the coding sequence ATGGGCATCGCAGCAGATCTCATCATAATCATCCTCGCCTCACTGATATGCGCCTTCGCCGCCAAGAAACTGCGGCAGCCCCTGATCATCGGATACATCATCGCCGGTCTCATCGTGGGACCGAACACCGGCGGCATTACCGTGGGCAACGCGCACGAGATCGAGCTGCTGGCGGAAATCGGCGTGGCCCTGCTGCTGTTCGTGCTCGGCATCGAATTTTCGCTGAGCGAACTCAAACCCGTGCGGCTCGTATCCCTGGTTGGCGGACCGATACAGATCATCCTCACGGCGATTTTCGGCTTCGGCGTGGGCAAGCTTTTCGGCCTGTCCACCAACGCCTGCATGTGGCTCGGGGCGTTCTTCTCGCTTTCCAGCACCATGGTGGCGCTCAAGACCATGGAAAATCAGCGTGTTCTGGGAACACTCTCCAGCAAGGTGATGATCGGCATGCTCATCGTGCAGGATTTCGCACTGGTGCCGCTGATCATCATTCTGCCGGAAATAGGGGACCTCGGCGCGGGCCTCTCCCGGCTCGGCTGGGCGGTCATCAAATCTGCAGCCTTCCTGACGGTCATGATCTTCCTCGGTCGTACCGCCATCCCGTGGCTCATGCACCGCATCGCGCGCTGGAATTCCCGAGAAATGTTCCTGCTCTCCACCTGCGCCATCGGACTCGGCATCGGTTACGCCACGCATCTGGCGGGGCTGTCCTTCGCCCTCGGCGCATTCATGGCGGGCCTGCTCCTGAGCGAATCCGACTACGCGCATCAGGTAATGAGCAACATCCTGCCCCTGCGGGACATCTTCGGGCTGCTCTTTTTCGCCTCCGCGGGCATGTTGCTGGACCCGGCCGTCATCCTGTCCAATCCCGGCAAGATCGCCCTGATCACCCTGCTGCTTTTCCTCGGCAAGGGACTGATATTCTTTGGCGTGACGCGGGCATTTGGCTACCGGAACATCGTGCCGCTGGCCACGGCGCTGACCATGTGGCAGGTGGGCGAGCTGTCCTTCCTGCTGGCCCGTGCCGGGCTCTCCGGCGGCGCGCTCAGTCAGGCGGATTTCGCCCTGTTCATGGCCTCCGCCGTGGTCAGCATGATCCTGACGCCGCTTGCATCGCGTCTGGCGGCCCCGCTCTACAGCCTGCGCAAGCGCTTCACGTCCGCCCCGCCCTATGAAAGCATCAACATCCAGAAGGCGCGGCTCAACGGACACGTCGCCATCATAGGCGGCGGCACCATCGGGCGTGCGGCCGCGGAGATTCTCAGGCGGTTCGGCAAGCCGTACCTTGTGGCGGAGAACAACTTCCGGCGCGTGGAGCGGCTGAAGAAGGACGGCCATCCGGTCATTTACGGAGATGCCACCATCGACGTGGTGCTGGAAGCCATGCATCTCGACCGGGCCAGCGTGGTGCTCATCACCACCCCGGCGCACATGGTCTCGCGGACGCAGGCACAGATGGTTCGCCGCATGGCCCCGGACGTGGCGCTCATAGCCCGCGCCGAGGACGCCTCGAACCTGCGCGATCTTTCCAGCATGGGAGTCAACGTGGTGGTGCAGCCCAGCTTCGAGGCCGGGCTTGAGTTCGTCAGGCAGACCCTGTCACGACTCGACGTGCCCACTTCGGAGATCAACAACTTCACGGAACGTGTCCACCGCGACCTCTACGAACCGCTGCGTGAAGACTGCACCAGCGAGGACTTCGGCCGCATCGTGAGGCACGGCGGCAGCATTCTGGAATTGTTCTGGGTGGATATCCCCATAGACTCGCCCCTCGTGGGCAAAACCATCGAAGAAGCGGAAATCCGCAAGCGCACCGGAGCAAGCGTGGTGGCCATCATGCGCATCGAGGGGCTGGTGACCAACCCCGACCCAGACGAGAAACTGCTCACCGGCGACATGATCGCCATCATCGGCAGGCAGGCAGAGTTCCGCAAATTCGGCGAACTCTACGGCACCGAGAAGGCCAAGCCTTAG
- the murA gene encoding UDP-N-acetylglucosamine 1-carboxyvinyltransferase, with the protein MDKLIVQGGGGPLKGNIRVSGAKNAALPILMACLLAEGKVELENVPRLRDIHTSLKLLDILGCETTFDGNSVTSEATNLVPEAPYELVKTMRASVLCLGPLLARLCEARVALPGGCAIGARPVDLHLKGMERMGAEFELTEGYIKGYCKGRLKGAHITFDFPTVGGTENLLMAASLAEGETILENAAREPEVSDLANFLNAMGAKISGHGTSVIRVEGVEKLTGCSYKVMPDRIEAGTYMCAAVMTDGELLIEDCPYHELDAVAYKLREMGAWLEERDGGVLVRRDGPLVGTDITTQPYPGFPTDMQAQLMSVMCVAEGAGSIEEKIFENRFMHVQELARLGADIRLNGRTAMIRGGKPLRGAPVMASDLRASASLVLAGLVAEGKTEISRIYHLDRGYENIEAKLSGVGANIWREKE; encoded by the coding sequence ATGGATAAACTCATCGTACAGGGGGGCGGCGGTCCCCTGAAGGGCAACATCCGCGTCAGCGGCGCCAAGAATGCCGCGCTCCCCATCCTCATGGCCTGCCTGCTGGCCGAGGGCAAGGTGGAACTGGAGAACGTGCCCCGGCTGCGCGACATCCATACCTCCCTCAAGCTGCTGGATATCCTCGGCTGTGAAACCACCTTCGACGGCAACAGCGTCACCTCCGAGGCCACGAACCTCGTCCCCGAAGCGCCTTATGAGCTGGTCAAAACCATGCGCGCCTCGGTGCTGTGCCTCGGGCCGCTGCTGGCGAGACTCTGCGAGGCCCGGGTCGCCCTGCCGGGCGGCTGTGCCATCGGTGCGCGTCCGGTGGACCTGCACCTCAAGGGCATGGAGCGCATGGGGGCTGAGTTCGAACTTACCGAAGGCTATATCAAAGGATATTGCAAGGGTCGCCTGAAGGGCGCGCACATCACCTTCGATTTTCCAACAGTCGGCGGCACCGAGAATCTGCTCATGGCCGCCAGCCTCGCGGAAGGGGAGACCATCCTCGAAAACGCGGCGCGTGAACCGGAAGTGTCTGACCTGGCCAATTTTCTGAACGCCATGGGCGCAAAGATCAGCGGCCATGGCACCAGCGTCATCCGTGTGGAAGGCGTCGAGAAGCTCACCGGGTGCAGCTACAAAGTCATGCCGGACCGCATCGAAGCCGGGACCTACATGTGCGCTGCCGTCATGACGGACGGGGAATTGCTCATTGAGGATTGCCCCTACCATGAACTGGACGCGGTGGCCTACAAGCTGCGCGAAATGGGCGCATGGCTGGAGGAACGCGACGGCGGCGTGCTCGTACGCCGTGACGGACCGCTCGTGGGAACCGACATCACCACGCAGCCGTACCCGGGCTTCCCCACCGACATGCAGGCCCAGCTCATGTCTGTTATGTGTGTGGCAGAAGGTGCTGGTTCCATTGAAGAAAAGATTTTCGAAAACCGTTTTATGCACGTGCAGGAACTCGCCCGGCTCGGCGCGGACATCCGGCTCAATGGCCGTACCGCCATGATTCGCGGCGGAAAGCCTCTGCGCGGAGCACCGGTTATGGCTTCCGACCTTCGCGCCAGCGCGTCCCTTGTGCTTGCCGGGCTTGTCGCAGAAGGCAAGACCGAAATATCTCGCATTTATCACCTTGATCGCGGCTACGAGAACATCGAAGCCAAGCTTTCCGGAGTGGGCGCCAACATCTGGCGCGAAAAGGAATAG
- a CDS encoding DNA internalization-related competence protein ComEC/Rec2, giving the protein MVPGIESSRVPGLLPWQICLLAYALGALAVESWVAPVVALCLLLTVDAILRRRRIHPAVPALCAAAGFLYAGAVLPQSPPVPSWVQPGEKVVVHGTVESVRTKPDMRLQMVLSDLSVEDDDFHRSLQGKMVWTWKYPRRIPEPEQAVSVPVNLRPLAGFANPGLWNYEAYWQREGVFWRGWSIGKADIRWGPPPDGTLWSLRTALHDSVVSALPKGQGGAVVLNLLTGDRTHIMPETLDAVRSAGLAHILALSGLHVGYVALFGLLLAHFTGFVRPGFYLSMPRPKMAVLLAMPFVALYWWLGQPSASLTRASLMFFCWGFLLLAGRGRALVDGLFAALAIIILLDPLAVFDTGLRMSACAVAGIAFLFPVLRRWIAVRGRGFLRRSLDAAAALLCIGIAANIALLPVVAHGFGTVAPDLLLNLVWVPVVGFVVMPLGMAGMLAGALSNLYAPFAEFGNALVLAASHVMDVLLDVLHWYRDAGLAPMGAVLRPLWPEMLGFAVLLAAALAQRRQLAVAALGTLLLFIPHIQVMVQDMHSVRLDMIDVGQGQAVLISTPGGHRVLVDGGGVGGRTFDIGRAIVGPYVAHGRPPRLDAVVMSHADHDHMGGLAWIVERFEVGRFIGNGETPDGISGGRIVAALKERGIPEQRLTYGDVFNAGEVAFRMLGPAADTEGWNSNERSLVLRVEWLNQPLALLPGDAERRSLQSLAESPVPCDAEVLVVPHHGSAGSVHPEALDAVDPELALVSCGKYNRYGFPKPEVLEEFERIKARVVRTDVHGAVRVRWLEPYSPQETDTARRGTFPKSGSVVTEP; this is encoded by the coding sequence GTGGTTCCCGGCATTGAAAGTTCCCGCGTGCCGGGCCTTCTCCCGTGGCAGATATGCCTGCTGGCCTACGCCCTCGGCGCTCTTGCGGTTGAGTCGTGGGTCGCGCCGGTGGTCGCGCTCTGCCTGCTTCTGACCGTGGACGCCATCCTGAGACGGCGACGTATTCATCCGGCGGTTCCGGCGCTTTGCGCCGCCGCCGGATTTCTTTATGCCGGTGCCGTCCTTCCTCAGTCGCCGCCGGTTCCATCATGGGTGCAGCCGGGCGAGAAGGTTGTGGTGCACGGCACGGTGGAGTCGGTAAGGACCAAGCCGGACATGCGTTTGCAGATGGTGCTCTCCGATCTTTCCGTAGAGGATGACGATTTTCATCGATCGCTTCAGGGGAAGATGGTCTGGACGTGGAAGTACCCTCGTCGCATCCCCGAACCGGAGCAGGCGGTGTCGGTTCCGGTCAACCTCAGGCCGCTGGCCGGGTTCGCCAATCCGGGACTCTGGAATTACGAGGCATACTGGCAGCGAGAGGGCGTTTTCTGGCGCGGCTGGAGCATCGGCAAAGCCGATATCCGCTGGGGGCCGCCGCCGGATGGGACGCTCTGGAGTCTGCGGACGGCATTGCATGATTCGGTTGTCAGCGCCTTGCCGAAAGGGCAGGGCGGTGCCGTTGTCCTGAACCTGCTCACGGGCGACCGAACGCACATCATGCCCGAAACGCTCGATGCGGTGCGGTCCGCCGGGCTTGCGCATATCCTTGCGCTTTCCGGACTGCATGTGGGCTATGTCGCCCTCTTCGGCCTGTTGTTGGCCCATTTTACCGGGTTCGTCAGGCCCGGGTTCTATCTTTCCATGCCGCGTCCGAAGATGGCGGTGCTGCTGGCCATGCCGTTTGTCGCGCTCTACTGGTGGCTGGGCCAGCCTTCGGCCTCGCTCACGCGTGCTTCACTGATGTTCTTCTGCTGGGGTTTTCTGCTGCTCGCAGGTCGTGGCCGCGCGCTTGTTGACGGTCTGTTCGCGGCGCTGGCCATAATCATTCTGTTGGACCCCCTTGCGGTCTTCGACACCGGCCTGCGCATGTCGGCATGCGCCGTGGCCGGGATCGCCTTTCTTTTCCCCGTGCTTCGTCGCTGGATAGCCGTTCGCGGGCGTGGTTTTCTTCGACGGTCGCTGGATGCCGCGGCTGCGCTGTTGTGCATCGGAATAGCCGCCAACATTGCGCTGTTGCCGGTTGTGGCGCACGGGTTCGGCACGGTGGCGCCTGATCTTCTGTTGAACCTTGTCTGGGTGCCGGTGGTCGGTTTCGTGGTCATGCCGCTGGGTATGGCGGGAATGCTCGCGGGAGCCTTGAGCAACCTTTATGCTCCGTTTGCGGAGTTCGGCAATGCGCTTGTGCTGGCCGCCTCGCATGTGATGGATGTGCTGCTTGACGTGTTGCACTGGTATCGTGACGCCGGTCTTGCTCCCATGGGGGCGGTGTTGCGTCCCCTGTGGCCGGAAATGCTGGGCTTCGCGGTGCTGCTGGCCGCTGCGTTGGCTCAGAGGAGGCAGCTTGCTGTGGCCGCGCTCGGAACGCTGCTGCTCTTCATCCCGCACATTCAGGTGATGGTGCAGGATATGCACAGCGTACGGCTGGACATGATCGACGTCGGGCAGGGGCAGGCCGTGCTGATTTCCACGCCCGGCGGACACCGGGTACTGGTGGACGGAGGCGGCGTCGGCGGTCGGACCTTCGACATCGGTCGCGCCATTGTCGGGCCGTATGTGGCGCACGGCAGGCCGCCGCGACTGGATGCCGTCGTTATGTCCCACGCGGATCATGATCACATGGGCGGGCTGGCGTGGATCGTCGAACGCTTCGAGGTCGGGCGGTTCATCGGCAATGGGGAAACTCCTGACGGCATTTCCGGGGGACGCATCGTGGCCGCGCTCAAGGAAAGAGGCATCCCCGAGCAGAGGCTGACATACGGTGACGTGTTCAATGCAGGAGAAGTCGCCTTCAGGATGCTGGGACCCGCAGCTGATACCGAAGGGTGGAACAGCAACGAGCGGTCCCTTGTCCTGCGTGTCGAATGGCTAAACCAGCCGCTGGCCCTGTTGCCGGGGGATGCCGAGCGGCGATCCCTTCAGTCCTTGGCGGAGAGTCCCGTGCCGTGCGACGCGGAGGTGCTTGTCGTGCCGCATCATGGGAGCGCGGGCAGCGTGCATCCCGAGGCCCTGGATGCGGTGGATCCCGAACTGGCGCTCGTCTCCTGCGGAAAGTACAACCGCTATGGGTTTCCAAAGCCTGAAGTGCTGGAGGAGTTCGAACGGATTAAAGCACGCGTGGTCCGCACAGACGTCCACGGAGCAGTGCGGGTGCGATGGTTGGAACCGTATAGTCCGCAGGAAACGGATACGGCTCGGCGTGGAACCTTTCCCAAGTCCGGGTCGGTTGTCACAGAGCCCTGA
- a CDS encoding HDOD domain-containing protein, with amino-acid sequence MLLTQQGASQMEGYEQIIKAVEGMPDLPGTVHAILAKDSAGECGAVEFMETLGRDPVFSLKLLRLVNSSFCEKNEDAASLQRAAVFLGTRTLHNLAVGLACVGRFPAVGIRGVEAGEFWLHSLASGVCARLLAERMGASIEESTEYFLAGVLHDIGKLVMVGAAEAEYTKVLSMASEPGCALVDAEMEVLGVSHPEVGAMLTARWNLSADVTEAVKLHHVPAASSGNLMTFCVHAGNEIAKMLSFGSAGDFEVHDLPPVVEKRFGMSLRELADDLGDLDAEVDRARIFIKLAEAGA; translated from the coding sequence ATGCTCTTGACTCAACAGGGTGCATCGCAGATGGAAGGATACGAACAGATCATAAAAGCCGTGGAAGGGATGCCGGATCTTCCCGGCACGGTTCATGCCATCCTTGCCAAAGACAGCGCCGGGGAGTGCGGAGCGGTCGAGTTCATGGAAACGCTTGGACGCGATCCTGTTTTCAGCCTCAAGCTGCTGCGTCTGGTCAACTCTTCGTTTTGCGAAAAAAACGAGGACGCAGCCTCGCTTCAGCGCGCCGCCGTTTTTCTTGGCACCCGAACCCTTCACAACCTTGCTGTCGGCCTTGCCTGCGTCGGCAGGTTTCCCGCTGTGGGCATACGTGGCGTGGAAGCCGGGGAATTCTGGCTTCACAGCCTCGCTTCGGGCGTGTGCGCCCGCCTGCTTGCCGAAAGAATGGGAGCGTCCATCGAGGAATCCACGGAATACTTTCTCGCAGGCGTTCTTCATGATATAGGCAAACTTGTTATGGTCGGGGCCGCCGAGGCCGAGTATACCAAAGTGCTGAGCATGGCTTCCGAGCCGGGCTGCGCTCTGGTCGATGCGGAAATGGAGGTGCTTGGCGTGAGCCACCCCGAGGTTGGGGCCATGCTCACTGCCCGGTGGAACCTGTCGGCGGATGTCACGGAGGCGGTGAAACTGCACCACGTCCCTGCGGCCTCGTCGGGGAATCTCATGACCTTTTGCGTGCACGCGGGGAATGAAATAGCCAAGATGCTTTCGTTCGGTTCTGCGGGAGATTTCGAGGTTCATGATTTACCGCCGGTAGTGGAAAAGCGTTTCGGCATGAGCTTGAGAGAACTGGCGGACGATCTTGGGGACCTGGACGCGGAAGTGGACCGGGCGAGAATTTTCATCAAGCTGGCTGAGGCCGGAGCCTGA